The following are encoded together in the Lagopus muta isolate bLagMut1 chromosome 7, bLagMut1 primary, whole genome shotgun sequence genome:
- the PTF1A gene encoding pancreas transcription factor 1 subunit alpha, giving the protein MDTVLLEHFPAGLDSFSSPPYFDEEDFFPEPPSREALGADGLPEPDVDFLGRQLHEYYRDGGDPDGGYCCEPAAAAFPPSPASPGFAYECCGAAGAGLLSPGGRLRALGSAKRRRRERSEAELQQLRQAANVRERRRMQSINDAFEGLRSHIPTLPYEKRLSKVDTLRLAIGYINFLSELVRSDLPLRSAGGDGPSQPKKIIICHRGTRSPSPSDPDYGLPPLAGHSLSWTDEKQLKEQNVIRTAKVWTPEDPRKANAKPSLSDIENEPPLGFVP; this is encoded by the exons ATGGACacggtgctgctggagcacttCCCCGCGGGGCTGGACTCCTTCTCCTCGCCGCCCTACTTCGACGAGGAGGACTTCTTCCCCGAGCCGCCCTCGCGGGAGGCGCTGGGCGCCGACGGGCTGCCGGAGCCCGACGTGGACTTCCTCGGCCGGCAGCTGCACGAGTACTACCGCGACGGCGGGGACCCCGACGGCGGCTATTGCTGCGAGCCGGCGGCCGCCGCCTTCCCGCCGTCGCCCGCCTCTCCCGGCTTCGCCTACGAGtgctgcggggcggcgggcgcggggctgcTGTCGCCGGGGGGGCGGCTCCGGGCGCTGGGCTCGGCcaagcggcggcggcgggagcgcTCCGAGgcggagctgcagcagctgcggCAGGCGGCCAACGTGCGGGAGCGCCGGCGGATGCAGTCCATCAACGACGCCTTCGAGGGGCTGCGCTCGCACATCCCCACGCTGCCCTACGAAAAGCGGCTCTCCAAGGTGGACACGCTGCGGCTCGCCATCGGCTACATCAACTTCCTCAGCGAGCTGGTGCGCTCCGACCTGCCGCTGCGCAGTGCCGGCGGGGACGGCCCCAGCCAGCCCAAGAAAATCATCATCTGCCACCGCGGCACAA GATCTCCCTCCCCTAGCGACCCCGACTACGGCCTCCCCCCGCTGGCCGGCCACTCGCTGTCGTGGACCGACGAGAAGCAGCTCAAGGAGCAAAACGTCATCCGGACGGCCAAGGTGTGGACCCCCGAGGACCCGCGGAAGGCGAACGCCAAACCCTCGCTCAGCGACATCGAGAACGAACCCCCCCTCGGCTTCGTGCCGTGA